The region CTATTTACCAGTTCATTAGCAGAGTAACATTTTTCATGCTAAACCTGCAGTAATCCAGACCATATGATGCTGGTGTGTAACAAGCAGTCTGTGATGTAATGTAGGTCAACATAGTGCACATGAGCACAATTTTTACTTTTGGCTTGTCAAACTGgtaatgacatttttgtgattgCAGGATTTTGAATCCTTTTTATACAGCTGGTTTGAATTAAACAAAATCTGGTTTATTGACAGCTGGATCCTTTGGATCAAGCCAAGCTGGACCTGATGTCTGCCTACACCCTCAATTCATTATTCTGGAGTAAGTTTTATGGATTCCTTGTAATCACATAATTATCCATatcattgtttttcttactCTTTCTAAATTTGTCTTTAGATTCACTGTGGCTGATTTAAATTAGCAATACTTTATGTGATTTATGATTGCTCAATGAGTTATGGCACATACCATATACATGTGACATTATCTATGTATCTaccaaaaaatcaaaaatgctaaaacataaAGCTACTGTACCATATATGAAAACAGACAATAGCAGAACAGTGGCAGCGACTAAGTGCCAGCAATACAATGTAATTTCAGATGTAAGGAAATGACAGTGGTATAATGATGCCAGACACAGCCTTTGAGACCCTGGGCTtagactgaatattttttatttgcttatgACACTGTGAGATATAAAGACAAAAGCTTGTCTTTGAAAATAATGTATCCCAGAGAAACCTGTATTGAATATGTATTGATTTTGAATCAACATACAATACATGCTGTCTTACTTTTGGTCTCATTTACAGTGTACTTGGTTACACAAGGAGTAAATCCCAGAGAACATGGAATCAAGCAAGAATTGGTATGTACTGTATCTTTTCTCTGGACTGTCTTTGAAGTAATCACTTTTTCCTCACTATTTACGTGCATTGTCTAATTTGTCTGTACCTGTTCTATTCTTCAGGAGCGAATAAGGACTTACATGAACAGAGTGAAGGAGATCACTGACAAGAAGAAAGCTGCCCGTTTAGATAAAGGCGCTGCTGCACGCTTCCTCAGGAATGCTCTCTATGATCCAGAGGAAAAAGAATCGAGAAAAAGAACAGGATCCAAGAAAGCAGCCAACACACCAGCTGACACCCCACAGTCAAAGCGTccaaagcagagctgaaatTAAGGAGGATCTGTACAGTCCTTGCAGTTTGCACCACTTACTGGGGCAGCAAACACTGGAGTTAACTTTGCTCACAAGACATTTTCTAAGACTGTTTGATAAGGCATCATATAAGACAACTTGAGACAACAAAATATACTTTGGTGTTCATCTGGGTTGCTCATCGGTCAGGATCATAGCTTGGAGTCAGCAAATGTTGCTAGATGTAGTAGAAACACAAGACTAACTAAATGCTATCTACAACACACCATCCAGGTTTTTCTGAACATATTTCTGGACAATGATGCTGGCAACTGCTCTAGAATTTAATGGAtatgtcaaaaatgttttttttgtattaaggAGAAATGTTAATACCTGTGTGTTTTGAAGTAATTTTTGCAATGTGCATGTTTTACACACGTAATGAATAACGCTGAACAAACCTGAtgtttgagtcatttttagtttatattcctgttcttttgttcatgttttccgTTGTTACCTCATATCGTGCAGGAAACATTGGTAATAAAATTCTTAAGTAAAACAATCCAGTGTATGCTTCTGACTTTCCTCAACAGGGCTTTTTCATAGAGGAAATGTTGACATGTCACAGTTGGAAAAGCTCAGGTGTAAGATTATTGATGGCTGAATTGCATATCATTGCTTTGGTTTCAGGGTTATGTTATTGTGAATGCTGAAtcattttcatggcttacttGGAAAGAACTGAGCCATTGTCAAAGTAATTAGCATCaactgtgcttttcctgctgtttccaGTTGCAGTTGCTGCTGTGAAAATTGCTCAAATGGCCTTTTTTCTCCGTCATCGACAGCATGGTTGCCATATCCTGTCTTAGGGGCATGTTTTACTCGAGTGGACTGATTTGCCTACATGAGCACCCCTTTAACACTCAGGTTGGAGTCCAAACATTTGAAAAAGACAGTTCTGTATAACATAAGAGGGTTGGGTTAATACAAATAGGTTTAATTGTGCTTTTATCCCATGAAATGGCAACATTTGCTGCTATGAAGCTACTGGGTAAATTGGCCACTGACTGATCTCCCACCTGGAATCAGTTCTGCACTAAATTTGTTGCAGCTTGGTGCATATAGTTTCAGACTATACTAACCTGGTTATGTGATAAGGCTGGGTTGTTCACATATTAATCTTCCCTTGTATCTACTGATTACCAGTGGTCAGTTTCTCAGTAACCGGTCTGAATGTATTAATTACTGAGTGGTGTGTGGTCTTTGACAGATTCTTTTTACATAATCATATCTTCATATAGCCTCATTGATACATTTCAGAATAGCAGTAAATATAGCAAAGCTTTTGTGTCCATAGTAACAAGGCTTTACTCTATAGAGGAagtttccaaaaaagaaaaattaggTTGAGATGTTGCCTTCTTGAACTTGGTAAAATTGCGTATTCTGCTCAGGCGGCAATATCAAGGGCTGAtcaatgaagccaacacagatgTACCACAACTGCAGTTCTTCGATTGGTCACATGAGACTGGCTCCAACAGCGAGTCAATTTTCATCTATACCCAtattaaaatgcccaactttacagcagaaataaacaattttaCATCCTGGTGCAAAATGGTTTTGGTCGCTTTAGCTAATTAATTACTTCAcgacaactgtacaggggggcgggagggggggtgtttgatttattattactattattattattgttgtttttttataactCACCCGTTTAAATATGATTAAGGCTTGAAGTTATGCAAAATTGAGACCGCCTTGAGTGACATGTGGGCGTGGTCAAGCTTGGCTAGCCGCTCGGTGTCTAGCTGCTAGCTATCCATTCGGCGCCACCTCAGTTAACGAGTCAGTGAACGTGACCTCCCGGCTGTGTTAGTGGTGTCGGTGCCCTTTGGAGGATTTTCCATGCACATATCGGATAAATAACATGAACTTCTGTGCGTTTAACTGACTAACAGGACGTGAGGAAgtttgtgttcctgttttttgaggtgagtgaaagTCTagtgtgatatatatatatatatagtatatgcTAACAGGTGTGCGCTCTTCATAACTGGCGTGTTAGCTTAGGCGGTTAGCTAGCTAtttagccttgggttagccttcgAGCGAGCCGCCCAGCTGTGTTAGCAATGCTAACGCGAGCTCTTGCTTCCCACAGTTTATaaccagcatgcaccgaagtcttggctgcacacacacaccacctttTTGCTCATTTGTGAATTAGCCTGGAGTTTTGCAGCGTCTGCCTCAGGCCAAAATGGCGACGGCGGGGCTGTCCGCAGAATTTCCTCAACAGGCGTTTTTCACAGATTAAATTTCGACAGTACCAGTGGGAAAATCTCAGGTGTAAAATTAATGATGGctgcattgcattgcattgctTTAGTTTCAGTGTTATGGTATTTTGAATGCTAACTCATTTTCATGGCTTATTTGACTAGAACTGAGCCATTGTTAAAGTAATTAgtaacatctgtgcttttcctatCGTTACAAGTTGCAGTGGGTctatctttatatacagtttatgaTTGAACAACTAAAAGCAGCCCATTATTTAATTCATGGTAGCAATTTAAACTAGTCTGTGTGTGGGTCAAATCTGTAACCTTTTGATTACAAAACGGTCTCTGTAACCATCAAAAATACTACTGTGGCTGCATGGCTGCACAGTATAAGCATTTGCTGTAATGAGACCTCCTTTTATAAAAACCAACGTCACATTAGATAAAGACACCCATATTGCTTCCTTTTTGTAA is a window of Seriola aureovittata isolate HTS-2021-v1 ecotype China chromosome 14, ASM2101889v1, whole genome shotgun sequence DNA encoding:
- the c1d gene encoding nuclear nucleic acid-binding protein C1D, translating into MAADMKTEDYPHEIDEQLTGFDSSVSSVKTMLEKLMSMPRNDLLQKLDPLDQAKLDLMSAYTLNSLFWMYLVTQGVNPREHGIKQELERIRTYMNRVKEITDKKKAARLDKGAAARFLRNALYDPEEKESRKRTGSKKAANTPADTPQSKRPKQS